From the Catharus ustulatus isolate bCatUst1 chromosome 31, bCatUst1.pri.v2, whole genome shotgun sequence genome, the window GTCCCACACGCCACCCCCCCGTGCCACCCCTCCCGGTGTCACCCCCCCGATGCCATCTCCCCCTCGTGCCCTCCCAAGCGCCACCCGAGTGTCCCAGACCTGTCCCCGGTGTCACCTGAGCCGGGCTCACCGGGGGGGTGAGGGGGTGACCCCGGGGGTTCCGCGGGGTAATGAACAACCGCTAATGAACCCCGGTAATCAACAACCCGCCCCGGTTCCCCGCGGGTCCCCCAGGCCCCTCGGGACCCCCCGCGCAGCTGCGTCACCGCCTGCGTCACCGGGTTAATGGTGGCCCTGGTGTCCCCCGGGGTCAGCGCTGGGGCAGGACACCCTGGGGGGGTCGGGGCGCCCTGGGGGGGGGTTGGGGCTCTGGGGGAGGGGTCGGTCCCTGTGTCCTCCCCTGCCCCTTTACCccgccccgggaccccctcccGGAGCCGCCCGGTGCCGTTCCTGGAAGCCCCGGAGAGACCGGACGGCACGGGAAGGGACCGgacgggaagggaagggacggGAAGGGACCGGACGGGACGGGAAGGGACGGGAAGGGACCGGACGGCTCTGGCCCCACATTGCTCAACTCCCCCCGGCCCTCCCGACCCCCCCGGGGCTTCCCAGAAATCGCCCCCGGCTTGGCCGCAGCCGAATTCCCCAAACGGCCCCGAGCGGGAAGAGCTCGCGGAGGGGGGGACggaactgggaacactgggggtgctgggaggactgggagggctgtggggtactggagggactggggagttggggggatttggggacactgcggggactGTGGCGgggcaggggacacggggggatcCAGGAGAGGTGAAGTCGGGGCATGGGGGAGGCTGAGAGCACTGGGGCACCGAGAAGTTGGGGACTGGGGAGCactggtgggactgggagggcTGTGGATGCTGTAGGCACTGTggaaactgggagcactgggtaCACTGGGAGGattggggggcactggggggcactgcGGGCACTCGTAGCACTGAGGAGCACTGGAGAGGGACACCGGGAGCACTGgaggggggcactgggagcactggggagcactAGGGaggggcactggcagcactggggggcactggggagcactggcagcactggagaCGGGCACCGGGAGCACTAGAGAGGGGCACTGGGGAGTACTGGGAAGGGGcgctggcagcactggggggccctggggagcactggctgcactggggagcactggcTGCACTGAGAaggggcactggcagcactggggggcactggggaggagcactggggggcactgggagcactggagggcacagggagcactggggggcactgggagcactggagggcacagggagcactggggggcactgggagcactggggagcactgagggcacagggagcactggggggcactgggagcactggggagcactggagggcacagggagcactggggggcactgggagcagtgtgcaggggcactggcagcactgggcaggggcactggggggcattggggagcactgggaggccTGGGGAGAACTGGCGGCACTGGGAGCGCCGggcaggggcactgggagcactggggacgCTGGGAggactgggggacactggggggcaCTGCGGGCACTCGTAGCACTGAGGAGCACTGgagaggggcactgggagcactggggaggggCACCgggagcactggggaggggcactggggaggggcactgggagcattggggggcactggcagcactggagagcactgggaaggggcactggcagcactggggggcactggggagcactgggaacactggagaggggcactgggagcattggggggcactggcagcactgggggacaccggggagCACTGGCTGCACTGGGGAGGAGCATTGCCAGCACTGGCAgtactggggggcactgggagcactggggaggagcattggcagcactgggggcaccgggcaggggcactgggagcagtggggggcactgtggaggagcagaggagggcactggggagcactggcagcaatggcagcactggagggtggcactgggaggcactggggggcactggcagcactggggagcactggggaggagcactggggggcactgaggAGCAGTGGGGAGCAGTGCGCaggggcactggcagcactgggcaggggcactggggagcactgtTACCACTggggaggggcactgggagcactggggaggggcactggcagcactggggggcactgggagcactgggggtcactgggagcactggggaggggcactgggggcactgggagccctGAGGaggggcactggcagcactgggagcactggggggcactgagagcactggggagcactggggagtggcactggcagcactgggagcactggtgagcactgggatcactggggaGCCCCGCCGggcctgcagggggcgctgtgaACTCGGGGGCGCAGCCAAGGCCCCCCCCAGCAGGTTGCGTGTGACGTCACAAACCGCGCCGCTCTCTGACGTCatcgccccgcgccgcgcgcTGCTGCCATGGcggctgaggaggaggaggcggcctTGCCGCCCCAGAAGCGCTTCTACCGACAGCGTGCGCACTCCAACCCGCTGGCCGACCATACCCTGCACTAGTGAGTGCGGGCACCCCCGGGAACCGCCCGGGACCCGTCCGGAGCGCCCCCGGTAACGCCCGGGCCGGGTCCCGGGACCGCCCCAGCGCCCGCGTCGGGGCCCCGGGATCCCCGCCATGGCCCCGTGTGAACAGCCGGGCTGgatccccctccctccccatccgCTCCCGGCCTCACCAACCACCCTTCCACCCCCTTGTATCCCCCCCGTGCCCCTCCCGGTGCCCCCGGTGCCCCCGCTGGGTTCCCGGTCAGTAACAGCCCCGCGGTGCCCGCAGCCCCTCCCGCCCTCAGGACATGGACTGGGCCTCGCTCTTCCCGACTTTTTTTCCGCCCGACgccccccccgggaccccccccggcCCGCGTGGAGTTCGCAGACGTGGGGTGCGGCTACGGGGGGCTGCTGGGTGAGCACGGGGGGCACGGAGGGGTTTGGTGGGGGGCCGGGAGGGGCTGAGGAGGTGCCGGGAGGGTCTGACCGGCTGTCCCCGCAGTGGCGCTGGCCGAGCGCTTCCCGCAGACGCTGgcgctggggctggagctgcggGGGAAGGTGGCCGCGTTCACCCGCGCTCGGATCCGGGCGCTGcgggcagcacagcccggccGCTTCGGCAACGTGGCCTGCGTCAGGGGCAACGCCATGAAACACCTGCCGCACTTCTTCCGCCGCGCCCAAGTGAGCCCCGAGACTCCTCAAAACCACAACACCCCCCCTGAAATTTCTGTGTTCTCTGATCCCGCCttgagaccccccaaaacccacaacACCCCCCCCACACTCCCTGAAATTTCTGTGTTCTCTGATTGCACCttgagaccccccaaaacccacaacACCTCCTCTCCCTACTCCCTGAAATTTCTGTGTCCTCTGATTCTGCCTtgagaccccccaaacccacaacaCCCCCACTTCACACTCCCTGAAATTTCTGTGTTCTCTGATTGCACCttgagaccccccaaaaccccccacaCACTCCCTGAAATTTCTGTGTCCTCTGATCCCACCttgagaccccccaaaacccacagtACCCCCCCTCACACTCCCTGAAATTCCTGTGTTGAAGCTCCtgcccccctcc encodes:
- the METTL1 gene encoding LOW QUALITY PROTEIN: tRNA (guanine-N(7)-)-methyltransferase (The sequence of the model RefSeq protein was modified relative to this genomic sequence to represent the inferred CDS: deleted 1 base in 1 codon); translation: MAAEEEEAALPPQKRFYRQRAHSNPLADHTLHYPSRPQDMDWASLFPTFFPPDAPPGPPPARVEFADVGCGYGGLLVALAERFPQTLALGLELRGKVAAFTRARIRALRAAQPGRFGNVACVRGNAMKHLPHFFRRAQLSKLFFLFPDPHFKRTKHKWRIISPAMLAEYGFVLRPGGLVYTVTDVPELHQWMLQHFGEHPLFEPLPPAQLAVDPLVPLLPSVTEEGQRAQRAGRPPCTAVFRRRPDPPTGAP